Proteins co-encoded in one Chaetodon auriga isolate fChaAug3 chromosome 9, fChaAug3.hap1, whole genome shotgun sequence genomic window:
- the rnaseh2c gene encoding ribonuclease H2 subunit C, whose protein sequence is MSCNTSVTCVQLSSVGQAQRAPVHLMPCEIEHDGPAQVSQYLSATMKDGKQEKTVSFRGRGLKGQELSCPQGYTGLVLKEINKPGSDQEDRTVKLSSVFDKLTYWNLETHPNSDDTIVMAMDWPELAEAIHGSVED, encoded by the exons ATGTCCTGTAACACAAGTGTTACTTGTGTTCAGCTGTCCTCTGTGGGTCAGGCACAGCGAGCTCCAGTCCACCTGATGCCCTGTGAGATCGAGCACGACGGGCCGGCCCAGGTCTCACAATACTTAAGTGCTACCATGAAAGATGGCAAACAAG AGAAGACAGTGTCTTTCAGAGGGCGTGGGTTGAAGGGGCAGGAGCTCAGCTGTCCACAGGGCTACACTGGCTTGGTGCTGAAAGAGATCAATAAGCCCGGCTCTGACCAAGAG gACAGGACAGTGaagctgtcctctgtgtttgacaAGCTGACCTACTGGAACCTGGAGACACATCCAAACTCAGACGACACGATTGTGATGGCGATGGATTGGCCTGAGCTGGCTGAGGCG ATCCACGGTTCAGTAGAAGACTGA